In Lycium ferocissimum isolate CSIRO_LF1 chromosome 3, AGI_CSIRO_Lferr_CH_V1, whole genome shotgun sequence, the genomic window taaatattatattctaAACCCATAATTTCAAAAGTCTAAAAAGCTTAGTGATAAGAACTTCAAAGATTGCACCAGGTTATCAAGATTAAATCTTAGATCCATCTCTGATTAAGGCAAGCTTCATATGTGCTAGATTGAAAAAAGGTTGTTCAAACAGTATAGTGTAAATCCACATGATCTCATTACAGTATTCAGGGAGAATACAATTAATGTAGCTCAAATTTGCCATACATAATTTTATTGAGCTGCCCTTAACATTCCTACTAGCTTTGATCAGGTCCGTTGGTTCGAATTGCTGGAGATTGATGTAAAAATCAACGGCACCGAACTCACTGTTCTCGTGAAGGGACATATGTATGGATTGTGAATGACGACGTGCGGCATTAATTGTTTGGATTATCCGTTTAAGGGTACTGTTTTCGGAAGGTATAGCACCATGAAAATATAAACGTAAAATATGCAGATATTTTGCATATAGTTTTTTACCACTTTattagaattaattaaattacatttttacccttttattATCACTTTGCTTTGGGTGCAATGTGTGGACGTCAAATCTTGGGCAAGAATTAGAAACATATATAAGTAGCATTTGtaattatttagagttttaTCTAATATGAATTTcaatttatgattttcatttgttaaACTTCAAGGGGAACATATTTTTGCTAAGCTTCTTCCGAGCTATTATGACATTTAAGTTTAACCTCTTAAAGATAATTGTTTAACTTCAAAGGGAGAGCTAATGAAAAACAAGCAAATCCTCTTGAAAGACAAAGCGAAGGAGTTAATTAGATTCTGAAACTCATATCGGTGAGGGGGGAAGGGGGGAGGACAGGAGAGATACGTTATGTtagtaattttaaaataatatcaaaatgtCTATGATGCAATAAGAAAAGTGCACcttaattgaaagaaaaaatttagaatattATGATgcatttgaaaaaataaaactagTCAAGGAAATTGTATTGTTGTGCTTTGTTTGaaagtattttattaaaatgaTCATGTTATAATGATTTGTTCACTTAGGGGAGGATGCACCATTTTAGCTATGGTTCAGGCGAAATCAATAGTTTGGCTAAGATTCAGTATTGTTAAAAAAATtgctaaataattaaaaatccGGCAACTCAAATGATCAATGTGTTTAGTGACATCGAAttcccataaacttcaaatatgATATTTACCTTTAGTTTCACTTCTTCAAAAAGCGACACCATTTGTATAAAATCCTGCGTACGCCACTGAGTGTTGTGGCTAGCTTTGACACTAGGAAGAAAATACCATAACGCAATTGTGGAGTCTACTCTTGCCAATCTTGAAATGAAGGGAGCCAACAAAATTAAGGTCTGGAAAAATAGTGACAACTGACAAGCTTTGGAAGGAATGTGGTGCTTCTGCTtccctttaattaatttttcatctCGCAAGTTTATCAACgaatatatttataaacttgTGGTGTTACATAGACCTTATGAATATAGATAGTGATAAAATGTCTAAAGTGTAAGATTAGGTACTTGAATTTCCCCTAAAGCCACTGCAGTCATACGTCCCTATAACGCATCCGCATATAACAACAACTCTCTATAACAGTCAAATTTTTTCGGAACCGATTTTATATGTTaaattttacttctctataatagcatttcacctataacagcaacaacTAACTTTATAAtagtacgctctttgtaaaattatccCCCATCTAACAGCtactttttttggtaatataataattaaccgtctttataaaaatagaataactATGATTACCAATTATAAGTGtatagattttgaccaaatatttgatcctttaatacaatatttatgacaaaaaatatcatatgaatatatatatatatatatatatatatatatatatatatatattgtcatcattaaaagattttccttcgttatacaaagtgtgattaagcttagaatttgacaattaaaaatgaaaaattagattttatacatcttttttgcctataatagcaaaatattatttaaatatcaaAGTTGTTATAGGTGTATGCAATTCTCTATAATGGTCAAAAATTTCGGACCCAACGAtgctattatagagaggtttgactgtacttTGCGACTTGTATTGGATTTGAAATCACTTTATTAAAAGCTCTAATCTCTCCGATAACGAGCTTTCATCTGCAAGAAAACATATACTCCTATGCAGTATTATATTTATCAAGAatattacttttttatatttattgtaTTGTCTAAACATCTGTTTCCATGTCTTGTCAAGTTCAAAGATTGcttttattattactattactatcgatttagtttagttttatttattgcAGTTATTTCAGTAGCTAGACTCCGAAACCGCCAAACTCTTGTTACAACCTAAACTAAATGAACATAACTAGCTTTTATTATTCTACGTTGTTTCTAAAAGATGGTCTGAATTCATTTAGAGTGAAGGAAAACTAGGTGAAATTAATGACACATTCATTCACCTCTCATTACCAACTTTGACGTTACTATTTCCTTCATCCTCCTACTCCTTTTCTATTAAACGGCCTCACAAATTAACCACTTCTTCTCCATTCCATTTCATTCAAATATTTCTCAAAGACATTAAATGGCAAAGCTGATGAGACTTGTAGACGATGTTATTGCATTTGTCACATTACTTTCCTTATTTCTTCTTATTGTCACACCAATAGCACTAGGAATCGAAGATTCATATGATTCGGACGTTTTCTTAGACGATATTGAGGGAAATTACAACGAAGATTTATATGATTcttcactatattcaattccTGATGACTCTAAGCCAGCGTTGTCACCTGAGCCATACCCTGGATTTCAAATAGAGGTAGAGAAATGCTTGGAAAAGATTTCGGACGATTGTGGATGGATCATCTTCAGCAGGATCGTCGGTAGTGGATATGACGTCGATTTGGATGGGTGCTGCAGCCAGCTTTTGACATTGGGAAGGAAATGCCACAACACAATTCTGGAGTCTACACTTGCCAATCCTGAGATGAAGGGAGCCAACAAAACTTTGATGTGGGAAAATAGTGACCAGCTTTGGAAGGAATGTGCTGCTTCTGCTCCCGTTTAATTAATTTGGAAAAGAACTTGCAAGTGATACTGTTGTTTCTAATATCTTCATTGACAGCATATTATAACTGATTTCTGTAGAATATGGGGATacaatttttttgaataaagTGGAGAGTTATTTACAATGTTTGCATGGTACAAATTGACAAACTCAGATTGGTTAAATTAATTGCAAGTTCTTCTCAATCTGTTCTTGAACttgtttaaggaaaaaaattagagttGTTATTGTTTCTTGCTCTCTAGTATTCATTTTCATTGGTTCGggtactttcttttttaatatgaCTAGTTTCTCAGCACGTATATGCCCTTGTAGTATATgacatttttaaaataatttcaattAATGTTATTAATATAAAGCTTTGAGTAAGGATTATACgtgaaaaaataatatgaaatttaagtaggttcaataacataatagaacTGGGGTGtattcggtatggaggaaaatgttttcttggaaaatgtattcttgaaaaataagtgaatttctacttattttctcatgttcggttgggtagtgaataattaaatttcttacttattttctcatgttcgatTGGTTGGTAGAAAATATGTTTCGAAAAATACCACTCATGCTCCATCAAGCCCATAACACACTAACCCCCACACCCACTCCCACGCCCACGACCTCTCTCAAGCACCCATCTCACCCCCCGCCCCAATCACCACCCTCCAAtcacttcatcttcacccacCCCTAACCCACACCACCACCCACTCCAACCCTACCCGGACCACCACTCTATCCAACCCACCCACCTACCCCCtccaaattttctatttcatatatttataaatttttttataagggtaaaattaaatataaagtaGAAAATTCGGGAGGGGGTAAGGGGCGGCGGGGTGCGCGGGGGTGGGTCGGTGGTTGGGtgtagaaaatcaaaaaagaaatctttttcaaaacattttttgaaaaaaattaatttttttggaggggtgGTGGGGGGTTGGGAGTGGGGGTTTGGAGGGTGGGAGGCGCGCGATCCTACCCCCTGTCTGGTGCAAATGGGAGCTCGGGCGACACGATCTCAGTCCTGTCCACTGTCCACCTGTACGAGCTCGGGGCAATATCTCTTAATGTGCCCTATCTGCCCACACTCGCCAACATGCACGGTCCGGCGTGAGTCGGCGAACGAAAGCTAATGAATTTTGTATAACCTCCGTGCTGACAGGCTTCCGATAATTTGCCCCGATGGGCCCAGAAATTTGACACACACATCGCGTCGCGGGGAACCGGATACACAGAATATACTGCGAACTGCGACCCCTCGAGAAGGAGTTCTTGAAAACCCACATACTTGGGCCTTTTTCTCTAGCTTTCGCATGGCACTGCATTTAATCCCTCGGCGGCAACACGGACATGCTCTACTACTGGAATGAAGCCCCGGTGGCTGGCAATACGGGGCGATAGGCGGGGGTCCCGGTGTTCAATCCCTTCGCGAATACGCCGGATCCTGCTCCCGATGTGGCGGATGGCCGAAGGCATATCGGGTGAGTGGAAACGGGACTCGTACACGCCCGATAGACGAGGTTTCGGTCAATATTAGCAAACTCATCCTTATTTCGGTCTCTCGAGTTCGCGGAACGTACTTGTTAAGTTTGAATAAGCgaacccaagtcaacggagaGACTCGGGCGCTTGCCGTACTCCACATATGCCCTCCACCATAACCGCATAACCGAAGCTGGAAGGACAAACTACACACCATACTTGTCTCACGGTCCCCGTCTCGCTGGAGCCTCTGCGTGACGATCGATGATGAACTCGTATGCGTCCTACGAATCGGTACCATAGAAAATGAaggcttcattttagtgaacTTCAAAACAAGTCATGCTCTTCGCTAGTCATCACGGCCACGCAAGCCGAGCCTCGGAAAGGCCTCCAAAACCCGAAACTTCATCAAGCGAGGTGCTCTTCTTTACGACATCTGAATCTAGGAGCTTAAACTGTCCAGGACTGGGTTGCTTGCTTTCTGCACCACCTGTGGAACGGTAGTATAGCCCGGCTTTGTCTCGTGCAACCAATTTAGAACCTACGCCATAGCGTACGGTATGCCGGGGAAGAAGGCTGCACTCTAGTGGGatttggtgttgtgttgttgggCTAGTGCGGCTAAAAATGCGTCTCTGCCGGCCTCGTTAGGAACGGCGGAGGCACGGGATCGACGCTATTGGGACTCCGCCCCCGGCTAAGGGCCGCCCCTCACCCAGCTCCTACTGGCTCCCTTTCTTCCTCTCGCTGCCGCGCGTGTGTTCGCCATTTGCGAGAGAGTGAAGGAAGGATCAATTTgaagataccaattggaatcaagtagcacgaaagaaaaaaagaaaagggaattttcctagtgtccggtagcctcttgaagataagtacagacgtctccgtaccgatccgcaagactctactaggcaTGTCCTTGTACGACGAGATCaacgaacctaaagctctgataccaactctaTCACGACCTAACCCGCCGCGGGCGGCGCCCACGCTAACTCCTAATGGGTGAACCAACACAAGTCGTCTCTTTTCCTTCAAGTCTATCTTTATGTTAACTAATTtaatcagttattactcatacaagcataagataatcaaaataagtcatgccataaaatgatgaagtaaatgcggaagtcctaaccattacaatttcccaaaattcgaaagtcattgTACGGGACTCTGTCTAAtgcaaaacatgtctaaggaatgaaatctttGTCTAACAAATAACCATAATGTCGGAATaggaaatagacatcataagaggaagatcttcgggcgtcGGCATGGataagctcaccctaaatctatcGGCAACGTTCTCAATGCTAAATGTGATGGCGGGTAGCGATCCTAcgtcacaatctgcactcaaaaaaatgcagcaaggtagtattagtacaaatactatgtaccggtagatatcataggccgactaagattagtatcatgcatatctcataaaatcaatagaataaataGGGAAGCCAATAGACATGACATCAATAAACCACAACAAGTCAGCCAAGGATAATCACAGATCAAGTCACCTAAGATACCAaaatcgaattcacataaacaATAACGGAAACCAGTCTACCACAATAACCAtactcactgtacacacatgctaactgatgtcattgctcgaTTAGTCATGACACAGAGACCtatagtgtccatgtaccactcgtccCGGATACTGCGGCATCCGGACACAgagcacaaacctccgctcAGAAAAGACCTCGAACGCGGACACATCGGTATATCTCTAGTTtcggaatgaacctcggacgcgAGCCCGTAATCTAGATCACATTTGTGCCTTTccatatatctatacatatgattatttacttTACACTGCATTATACGATACTCGGAATCATCATCCCACACCATAATTTCACTGAAGATCCTGTATTAACCTCttatcacaacaacatcaagcatGAATTCGGCACAGCTGAATAGGGGCACGATGTCGCGCtgacttttgatagggcatgatgggcaccgaccaCTTCCTTAGGGCAGCCGAACCCGGTTCTATAAATTATGCTACGTAATCTTCTTGCAGACTCTTAAATGCGTAAAAATGAGTGCGTAAtgaaagcttttaaaaaaaaaacatgcttttcgtctttctcaaatcaagtaaaatctgtaatcatatgaaatttgtaacataatgcataatgatacatcgactATGACATTTCTGAGAGCCCGACATGTCATATCATTTCTGTGCAGCAAattctctaacataaatcaagataccataacatgatactacgactcggcaacactcagGGAAGAAGTAGACTCGCATAATCCAGTGGAACATCTTACACTattatcctctactcatctgtatactgCGTGGCATGGCTTAACGACATCCACgaagggcgtcggtacgaataatgtactgagtatgtaagacatgaataacaacataatatagatatgaaaaggtaacatggaatatgagAGATAACACCTTGTATACGGATGGTAAAGCGGATATCTCGTGCACAAACTTTGaaaaaacattttatacatatacataatgcaccgtacccggccattaaggcttcggtgtcatatatatggCTCGTACCCGTACGTGAAATTtccggtgttattatcattaacCCGGCGTCAGGAGCAATATCATAGCGCGCTGCGGTGGTGTGCCCGTCTATGTGCCATGCCCGATGCGACTATAAGCgcgcgcggtgtgagaaaatacgtacatatatataaagcatgcgtgagagccaaataaaagctacgactgTCGGAGTGGCGTAGAAtaggtaacctccgatttatgttatggaagcgATCTATCACCGCTTCTCTgcgccttgaaggaactattattataaggtgagactgacagtaatgaataaaatcgagacaactatgaaataagctcaataatctcataatagcattattTGAGGACCtaaaaaactttttatacaccagtctctttatttgcatacttggatatgtccaaaactgcTCTGGAGTCTATATAGAAGTTATTCAACATCCCGAACTAAATAGAAACTTATTTATTTGCAACTGGGTCGTTTTAACCTTTGACGCTgcggcacttacttatcacttgttgaacataacataagcacttATAACCAAAACATAATCATCCGGCTTTGAGCTTATCACGACTAACCTATGATCTGACTTATCGCCTGAAAATACGGGATGCGCACCACGAAACCTGCAGTCGCTCAATCATTTACATATAGGAGTTCAAAcacgatatcatgcatggcccaAACGTGCGCTATACAGCAGATTCTGACACATCACAATcgactaatcaaagtctaactcaagtagaccgcaACCTACCTCAAACGTGAAGTACCGGAACAACTCGGAGTACGCTCTGCTACGACCCTTCCGTAAAGCCTTAGAACGCTCAATGTCTAGAAATTAGAATGCTCGATGAGTCCACGATTAttctagtcacaaaatcaatgTAAGACACCTTCCCTTTAGCCCGTTCCAgtgggtgaatgatttctaggtgtaaagCAACCTAACAAGGGCCTTAAAAATCACTAACCATCAACCATAACAATATTTAATCAACACCCCAATTATAGCTTGATTCCCGTAGGTCAATTTGCCATTTTTTGGAGCCACTGAAAGTCtccaattcacttagttcatggctctaaggttcaattcatgattagAGGAGTTAGCAATctattagatgataaataaagtGATAAAAATCCTAACCCATCAAGTATAGAAGTTTTATTAATTTCTAGAGGTTACTATTACTAATGCACTTCATTGAAAACTCAACAACatcaaacaacaatcacaaacaagtcaaatTTTCAttcttagacttatacaaccgagtttctattagcttgTTCTACCCTTagaaaggttctatttggtggggtgatcttACATTTTCCATAACGATCGGGTGGGTCGTTATAGTCCTAAgactaatatatataaatgtgaccCTATTTTCAACTAGTTGTTCACATTTCTCTTGAAAATGCGTCTGCTGTGTTACGCTTGATTTGAAATTGAATACATTAAACAAGACCTAAAATTTGACGCTTAGCAATATTTATGCACATAAAACACTTATCAATGACAATATGAATCCAAAGTCAAGTTATTACCTCACATTTTCTCTTTAATCTTGAAACCTAACACGTAACGTGTATAATTTCAGAATTGTATACCTTATCACGAGTAAAATTTCATGCCAAAAGTTCAgttctgaaaatattttttcattgtCGTCCTGATCTTCTGATACTGTTTATTTAACTGGATGCATGTATCGTTtatcctccttttcttttcttgtcttGTGCCTGTGTCACTCGTCCAACTCGCATAAAGCAGCTTGCCTTCCAGTCCTTTCCATTATACTTATTCATAAACAAATTTGCTAAAGGATCTAACTGCTTTGCCGTCTGGAAAATTTTCATCTGTGCTTTGGGTTGTATTTGCTTCATTGCTTGTTGGGAATAATTTAGTTatcaagtcaatttttttttctcatacaACTTTATATCTTGGGGTTAACATCTGATAAATACTTTGTAAAGCGGGTCTCCAGACACCGTTTCATActaaaatacataataaaaggACAGCAGAAACTTAGTTTTATATCTCGATTTTCTTCAGTCAGAGTCTAGTCGCGTTATTTGAGTGGTAATCCTAGTACACTAGTTACATTTCAAGTTTTATGCAGATGGTTTGACAAGCCGGAGATCTCTTAAAAAAAGGTGAAACAAAAATGCATCTAAATAGGACCTGTCAAATCTCGTCTGTTTAGGCCCAACTTACATGAAAATGAAGTAATTCTTGTTCAGTTTATTGAGAGCTACATTACATCTTGAGTATGTTTATCTAAATATGAACGGTGATGTGCTTAGTATCGACACCACGGCCTAGTGTGAAGTAAGACTTGACGATTTTGTGATCGTAAATAACAGTAACCTTGTATTCACCTAAGAAACCTTGGAAGCTGTAGGAACCAAACTCATTCGTTTTGCCATGTTTATTCCCAGTTTGCCATTCTTTCAGTAGAAGCTTGTCAATAACATCCCCTGCAGGTAGGTTATGGAATTTCTCGTCCGTAAGGCATGTTTGGTAGCAACCTCCTGCATTGCGTGATGTCCAAAGCATGATCCCGTTCACACTTGGATGTGAGTATGCCTCTCTTAAAATTTGCTCCAAGTACAAAGCATGTTTTTCCGGTCCTAACTCTCTTTTAACGTCCACTTCTGTGAGCCAAATAGGAAGCTTCAGTGTTGCCAATTGATCAAGAACAGCTCTCATGAAAGCAGGGTTCGGCACATCAAAATGACTCTCTAGCCCAATTCCAGCCAGTTTCACCCCCCCATTCTTGAGT contains:
- the LOC132050992 gene encoding uncharacterized protein LOC132050992: MAKLMRLVDDVIAFVTLLSLFLLIVTPIALGIEDSYDSDVFLDDIEGNYNEDLYDSSLYSIPDDSKPALSPEPYPGFQIEVEKCLEKISDDCGWIIFSRIVGSGYDVDLDGCCSQLLTLGRKCHNTILESTLANPEMKGANKTLMWENSDQLWKECAASAPV
- the LOC132050993 gene encoding endo-1,4-beta-xylanase 5-like, which encodes MLFQEWFLKRFKATVFENELKWLKTEPVPGKVNYTVVDQMIEFVRKNKLIVRGHNIFWDDPYYVQGWLKNLTAPQLQKAIKSRIKSLMRKYKNEFFHWDVNNELIHFKFYEEKLGPNATLNMFRQVHREDPLATLFLNEYNIVERCDSNSTVDMYIDKFKELKNGGVKLAGIGLESHFDVPNPAFMRAVLDQLATLKLPIWLTEVDVKRELGPEKHALYLEQILREAYSHPSVNGIMLWTSRNAGGCYQTCLTDEKFHNLPAGDVIDKLLLKEWQTGNKHGKTNEFGSYSFQGFLGEYKVTVIYDHKIVKSYFTLGRGVDTKHITVHI